The nucleotide sequence TTCCCCGTTTTCTTCCCATTCAATTGCCGCCAGCTTGTAGACTCCGCCCAATGCGGGGTCGGACCGCGCGGTGATCAAGTTCGTCCCGACGCCAAAGGCGTCGATGGGGGCGCCTTGGGCCAAAAGGTCTCGAATGACAAACTCATCCAGATCCGAAGAAGCGATAATCTGGGCGTCCGGAAACCCGGCCTCATCCAGAGCCTTTCGACAGACCCGGGACAGATAGGCGAGGTCCCCGCTGTCGATGCGCACCCCAATCGGTTCGTACCCCTTCTCCCGAAGCTTTCGGAACACAGTAATGGCGTTGGGCAAGCCGCTGCGCTCCACGTCGGTGGTGTCTACGACAAGAAGACATTGGTCGGGAAACGCCTCGGCGTAGGCGGTAAAAGCTTGAAGTTCCGCTTCCTTCGCCTGATCCGGAGACCGGACGTCGCGGTGAAAAGCCAGAACAAAGCTATGGGCCATGGTTCCCGTAATGGGTATCCCGAATCGGCGTCCCGCTTCAGTTGTCGCGGTTTTGCTGACCCCCCCGATGTACGCGGCCCGGGCCCCGTCGATGGCGGCGTCCACCCCTTGGGCCCGGCGGGCTCCCATTTCGATCACAGGTTTGCCGGCGGCTGCCTCCACCATCCGGTGAGCGGCGGTGGCGATGAGGCTCTGATGGTTCACGTATGTAAGGAGCATCGTTTCCAAAAGTTGAACCTCAAATAATTTCCCCTCCACCCGCAGCATGGGTTCCCGGGGAAACATCACCGTTCCTTCTTCGGGGGCGTAGATAGTCCCGTGAAATCGAAAGCGGCGCAACAGGTCCCAGAATTGCTCGTCTCGGATCTGCGGGGCCACACTTTGTAAGTATCGGATCTCGTCCTCTCCGAAACCAAAATTCTCGATACCTTGCAGAACTCCCTCCAGGCCGACGAAAAGGACGTACGGGTGCTCGAAGGGCCCTTTTCTGTAAAAAAGATCGAATACAGCGGTGCGCTCGTGGATTCCGGCGCGAAAATACCCGTAGGCCATCGTCAGTTCGTAAAAATCAAAGAGCAGCGGAAAACTCACCGGTGCTCCTCCTTTCCTGCCCCCAAACTGACCCCCGGCGGGCCAACTCCGGGTTCTGGATTGCAACCTTCGGGATCTCATTTAAATTGTAGCACAATCCGCTGCAAAACACCCATTGGTCCCATTTCCATGGCACCGACGGGAAAATAAAAAAAGATAGCCACGTTTCAGTGCGCGTGATATAATACGTAACTAATAATGACAGATTTAACGTCAATACATGGGAAAAACTCCGCCGGGGGTGAGGTGGGGTGGACCGACAACTGTTTGATCGGATTGATGAGGCCGGCACCCCGGCGGATTTGCGGAGGCTCCATGCTGCGGCGATCAGAACAATTACAGACCCCGGTATGTTGTCGACCTTTCACGACCGTTTATTCTGCCGCGTCGTCGCGTTGGCTGAGAAAGCTTTGGAACGGGACGGATGGGGTCCGGCGCCCGCTCGTTACTGTTGGCTTGAACTTGGCAGCGGGGCCAGGCGAGAGCAGATGATCAGCACCGACCAGGACAACGCCCTGGTTTACGACTCGCCCGAAGGAGCCGAACCTGCCGTGGAAGGCTATTTTGCAGAGATGGCCAGGCGCGTGGTCGGGGGGCTGGATGACGCGGGGTATCCTCTGTGCCGGGGGTATGTCATGGCGGTGAACCCCCGGTGGCGGGGCACACCAGAACAATGGGCCCGCCGGATCCAGGGATACCTGGATTACCCGGATTGGAGCAATGTACGGCTGTTGTTAATTGCCGCCGATCAGCGTCCGGCCTGCGGAGACGCTTGGCTCGGTCACCGCGTGAGGAAAGGGGTTGTTTCCGCCCTTCGGGATGCCCGGTATGCCCTGTGGTCGGCGGCAGATCACGCCTGGCGGGTTGGGCGGGCGGCCCTGACCGCCCTGGGGCGCCTCCGTACCGGGGCCGAGGAGCGGCAGGGGATGGTGGACATCAAAACCGGGTTATACGTCCCGTTGGTGGGCAGCGTCCGACTTTGGGCCCTGCGGGCGGGGATCGAGGATCCGGGCACCCGGCAGCGGATCGAGGTACTCGAAAAGAGCGGACTTTGGAGTGCTGAAGAGGCCCGGGCGGCGGCCGAGGCCCTTCGGATCTGCCTTGCCCTTCGCTGGAAAAGGCATCGGGATTGTCTCCTCGCCGACCGGCCTCCGGACGATTGGGTGGATCCTGCGGAGTTGCCCCGGGACATGGAGGATGAGCTTTTCCGGGCTCTGTCTGCGACCCGGGCCCTTCAGAAACGAACCTATCAGTATTTTCAGCATCTCTACCGGCGGGGGTGAAGAAAGCGTGAAGCAGCAGCGTTTGGGATGGTTTCAACGGCTGTTGAAAAATCGCGATGTCACGGCACTGCTCGCCGCCTCCGCCGAGGGTTCTGTTGCCACTGAGGCGGCTCTGCGCCAGATGGTCCGGGAAATCAACCGCCGGGATATCTGGGAAGAGCCCTTGGACCGCCTGACCTACGTGGTGTTTGATACGGAGACCACGGGGTTTGATTGGCGTACCGATGCCTTGATTGAGATCGGCGCCGTACGGGTGGAAAATGGGCAAGTCCGCGAAGATCAAACGTTCTCATCACTGATCGCCCTTGAACCCGGTCGCCGAGTCCCGGAAGTGGTGCGGCGGATCACCGGGCTGAGTGAACAAGAACTCTGGCGAGCTCCCAAAGTCCAAGACGTATTATCGCGGTTCATGGCGTTTTCTTCGGACGCTGTTCTGGTCGCTCATCACGCCGGACACGATGTTAATTTCCTTAACGTTCCATTAAACCAATTCTACGGCATTGAGTTGCCCCGCCGGGTCGTGGACACCGCCCAAGTGGCCCGGCGGCTGTGGCCCGACACCGGCGAGGCCACTTTGGACTATCTCATTGAACGCATGGCGATTCCGCCGCTGACTCGTCACCGGGCTTTGAACGACGCCCTGTTGACTGCCCGGATATGGAGTGTATTCCTCACCCTATTCACAAGAAAAGGTCTGACGAGATGGGGAGATTTCTTTACGTGGATGAAAACGGATGTTGTCATTGGTGATGAATATTGACATATACGGTTATTGTATATATCATATAAAGTGTTTCTTTCATATTCCCGAGATTGAGGAGGGTGGGCAATGATCAAATGGGCGAGATGGGGACTCCTGCCGGCTCTGGTCCTGTTCGCACCGTCTGTGGCCTTGGCGGCGGATCCGACCGTCAAGGACGTCGCCCAGGCGGTGGACACGGTGTGGGTTGCGGTGACAGCGTTCCTGGTGTTTTTCATGCAGGCCGGTTTTGCCCTGTTGGAGGCCGGATCGACCCGAATGAAAAATGCCGGCCACATCGCCGGGAAAAACATCTTGAGTTTTGGTTTGGTGGCACTGGTCTTTTGGGCGGTGGGGTTTGCCATCAGTTTTGGGCAGGGCAATGCGTTTGTCGGAACTCAAGGATGGTTTCTCAACGTCAGTGATGATATGGTGAATCAAGTTTTCGGTTCGTTGTCTTACAGCGACGTCCCCCTTGGCGCCAAGTACATGTTTGAAGTCGTGTTCGCAGGGGTATCCCTGGCGATTTTCTGGGGCGGCATCGCCGAACGGGCTAAACTGATCGTGTACTTCATTTTCGGGATTTTGTTTTCAGCCCTTATCTATCCCGTCGTGGCGCACTGGATTTGGGGCGGCGGCTGGCTGTCCGGTCTCGGGATGCAGGATTTTGCCGGATCGACGGTGGTCCATCTTCAAGGCGGAGTCGCGGCTCTGGTGGGGGCGATGTTGCTCGGACCGCGCATTGGCAAATACGGCAAGGATGGCAGCGTTCATTCCCTGCCCGGGCACAATACCGTATACTCCGTGCTCGGCGTCATCATCCTGTGGTTCGGCTGGTTCGGGTTCAACCCCGGCAGCACCTTGTCGGCGATGAACATTTCTTTTGCGTATATCGCTATGACGACCAATTTGTCGGCGGCAGCCGGGGGCGTGGCGGCGCTGTTGACCGCGTGGGCCGTTCTCGGCAAGCCCGACATCCCCATGATGCTCAACGGGGTTCTGGCTGCCCTGGTCGCCATTACGGCGAGCTGCGCCTTTGTGGAACCCTGGGCCGCGGTGGTCATCGGTGCGGTGGCCGGGGTGGTCATGGTTCTCTCGGTGCAGTTTTTTGAGAGGGTGGCCCGGGTGGACGATCCGGTGGGAGCCTTTTCGGTTCACGGCGTGGCCGGGATCTGGGGGACTTTGTCCACGGGGTTTTTCGCGTCTCCCGATTTGGTGAAATCTGTCGGCGTCGGCGCGCCGGGCTTGTTTTACGGCGGCGGGCTGCACCAGCTTGGCGTGCAGGCGGCCGGGGTACTGGCGGCTGGGGTGTATGTGTTCGTGGTGTCGTTCATCATTCTCTATGCGATCAAGGCCACCGTCGGTCTTCGGATCAGCCGGGAAGAGGAGATCATCGGCCTGGATGTCAGCGAACACGGGGCCTCGGGGTATCCCGAACAGCTTCCCCACGGCGGCGAGTTCTCCCAAGAGGGCTCTTCCGGAACTCGCGCGACACCCACGGCATAATTTTGGATCGCATGTGACGAAATTGTCGAAAGAAGGACGCCGAGGCGCTCCGAAGGGAGATGGGAGACGATCGGTGCCGGGGTGGTGAGTAGATTTCACCACCCTTCTTGTCTGTTTTCGTCCCTCACATTCCGCTGGTGCCGAACTCCCAACAACTGAGGCTCAAAGACCCATATTGGTAATACTGGCACAGTCGCCGGGCCGCGCGGTCCCCGTCGGCCGAACCCATGGCGATCAGGAGAGGAACAAAATGTTCGTTTCGCGGAACGGCCATGCGGGCATAAGGGGCTTCTGACTCATAGCGAAAAAGTGCTCGGGTGTCCCAATTCTCCATCCGATCTCGTAGCCAGTCGTCAAAGCTCTGCGCCCAGTCTGCCGGCAGTCCGTCTTGTTCTCGGCTCCAATCGAGAGACCACAGATTATGCACCGTCCCACCGCTGCCTACGATCAGCGCGTCCCGACGAAGGGGAGCGAGGGCCCGGCCGATGGCGTACTGCTTTTCCGGGGGTAGGGCGGGATTGACGGACAGGGTCGCCACGGGTACGTCCGCACGGGGGAACAGGAGGCGAAGCACCACCCAGGCGCCGTGATCGAGCCCGCGGCCTCGATCGATTTTGGCGGGAATGCCAGCCTCGTCAAGAAGGGCTCGAGCTTCTTCGGCCACTTCCGGAGCTCCTTGGGCGGGGTAGACAATCTGATAAAGGTCATCGGGAAATCCGAAAAAATCGTAGATCATCCCGAATTGCTCGGGGGCGCCAATGAGCTGTACGGGAGATTCCCAGTGGGCGGTGAATAGGAGCACCGCCTTGGGTTTTGGAAGGCGGGAAGCAACGTTTTGCAGAAGCTGTGTGTATGGGTTGTCTTCAAGGGCCAAAGTGGGGGCTCCGTGGGCAATGAAATACGCCGGGTTCACCAAAGTCCCTCCTCATCGTCACACTCTTTTGGGTATCCTGGCGTTACTTTACGTCATCTATATACTAACTTATCCATAGAAAATCACGCTATGGTCGTTATGTCAAGGCGGGCCAACCAAAAAAGTAAGGGCCCTTCTGGGGAAGATGTGGCAAATGCGGGCCCTTGACACGGCAGGGAAATTCACGTAAGGTGAAGATAATTTTAAACCGAATACGCGCGATGGATCCTTACTCTTATCCAGAGTTGGCGGAGGGACGGGCCCGATGATGCCGCGGCAACCGGTCGGAACACCGGCACGGTGCCAATTCCTGCGGGGAGACCCCGGAAGATGAGAGAGGGGGACAACAGTCCGACCTCTTTCCACCGGAAAGGGGTTTTTTGGTGGGTTTAGGGGATGGAGGCGAGGAAGCCGCGCGGAGTGGGGGGATCTGGGGATGTACAATGTGCACGGTTTACGGGAAAAGTTAGCCCTCGGCAAGTTTGTGACCACGGTGGAGTTGGAGCCGCCCAAGGGGGCGGATCCCTTGCCCACCATGGAAGCGGCCAAATTCCTCCGGGGCAAGGTGGATGCGGTGAATATCGCGGACAGTCCCATGGCCACCCTGCGGATGAGCCCCATCGCCTTGGCTCACATCGTCCAGGAGGATCTGGGCCTTGAAGCGATTTTTCACCTGACCTGTCGGGACCGCAATCTGCTCGGCCTGCAGAGCGAATTGTTGGGTGCGGCGGCCCTCGGGGTGCGGAACATCCTCACTTTGACCGGGGATTCTCCCAGCCGGGGGGATCATCCCGAGGTCAAAGGGGTGTTTGAGACCGATTCCATCGGTTTGGCCCGGCTGGCTGAACGGCTGAACCAAGGCTACGACTTGACCGGCCACGAACTGAACGGCCCGACCCGGTTCTTGA is from Kyrpidia tusciae DSM 2912 and encodes:
- a CDS encoding ammonium transporter; this translates as MIKWARWGLLPALVLFAPSVALAADPTVKDVAQAVDTVWVAVTAFLVFFMQAGFALLEAGSTRMKNAGHIAGKNILSFGLVALVFWAVGFAISFGQGNAFVGTQGWFLNVSDDMVNQVFGSLSYSDVPLGAKYMFEVVFAGVSLAIFWGGIAERAKLIVYFIFGILFSALIYPVVAHWIWGGGWLSGLGMQDFAGSTVVHLQGGVAALVGAMLLGPRIGKYGKDGSVHSLPGHNTVYSVLGVIILWFGWFGFNPGSTLSAMNISFAYIAMTTNLSAAAGGVAALLTAWAVLGKPDIPMMLNGVLAALVAITASCAFVEPWAAVVIGAVAGVVMVLSVQFFERVARVDDPVGAFSVHGVAGIWGTLSTGFFASPDLVKSVGVGAPGLFYGGGLHQLGVQAAGVLAAGVYVFVVSFIILYAIKATVGLRISREEEIIGLDVSEHGASGYPEQLPHGGEFSQEGSSGTRATPTA
- a CDS encoding DUF294 nucleotidyltransferase-like domain-containing protein, whose product is MDRQLFDRIDEAGTPADLRRLHAAAIRTITDPGMLSTFHDRLFCRVVALAEKALERDGWGPAPARYCWLELGSGARREQMISTDQDNALVYDSPEGAEPAVEGYFAEMARRVVGGLDDAGYPLCRGYVMAVNPRWRGTPEQWARRIQGYLDYPDWSNVRLLLIAADQRPACGDAWLGHRVRKGVVSALRDARYALWSAADHAWRVGRAALTALGRLRTGAEERQGMVDIKTGLYVPLVGSVRLWALRAGIEDPGTRQRIEVLEKSGLWSAEEARAAAEALRICLALRWKRHRDCLLADRPPDDWVDPAELPRDMEDELFRALSATRALQKRTYQYFQHLYRRG
- a CDS encoding nicotinate phosphoribosyltransferase, with the translated sequence MSFPLLFDFYELTMAYGYFRAGIHERTAVFDLFYRKGPFEHPYVLFVGLEGVLQGIENFGFGEDEIRYLQSVAPQIRDEQFWDLLRRFRFHGTIYAPEEGTVMFPREPMLRVEGKLFEVQLLETMLLTYVNHQSLIATAAHRMVEAAAGKPVIEMGARRAQGVDAAIDGARAAYIGGVSKTATTEAGRRFGIPITGTMAHSFVLAFHRDVRSPDQAKEAELQAFTAYAEAFPDQCLLVVDTTDVERSGLPNAITVFRKLREKGYEPIGVRIDSGDLAYLSRVCRKALDEAGFPDAQIIASSDLDEFVIRDLLAQGAPIDAFGVGTNLITARSDPALGGVYKLAAIEWEENGERHLSTPIKLSENPTKVTLPGRKNVVRLLKDGQFVGDLIMLEDEEDPKGPLRMIHPEYRWKQKVVTDYEAIRLLRPVYRDGRRLIDKITPDTARQTAAQSLAQLSPEHRRLHMPHEPHVDLSDALYERWMAEIHRRRMEKVQ
- a CDS encoding 3'-5' exonuclease, whose protein sequence is MKQQRLGWFQRLLKNRDVTALLAASAEGSVATEAALRQMVREINRRDIWEEPLDRLTYVVFDTETTGFDWRTDALIEIGAVRVENGQVREDQTFSSLIALEPGRRVPEVVRRITGLSEQELWRAPKVQDVLSRFMAFSSDAVLVAHHAGHDVNFLNVPLNQFYGIELPRRVVDTAQVARRLWPDTGEATLDYLIERMAIPPLTRHRALNDALLTARIWSVFLTLFTRKGLTRWGDFFTWMKTDVVIGDEY
- a CDS encoding methylenetetrahydrofolate reductase; protein product: MYNVHGLREKLALGKFVTTVELEPPKGADPLPTMEAAKFLRGKVDAVNIADSPMATLRMSPIALAHIVQEDLGLEAIFHLTCRDRNLLGLQSELLGAAALGVRNILTLTGDSPSRGDHPEVKGVFETDSIGLARLAERLNQGYDLTGHELNGPTRFLIGGVANPGAEDLDAEVAKLAAKVEVGVRFVQTQPVFDIETALRFWERTRHLPVHILFGLLPLKSARQARYFNEKVPGVRVGEDVIQKVEEGGRAAGIALCRELYGGLREFAAGAHLFPIGDLRAVYEILDIDTDLRRAAM
- a CDS encoding DODA-type extradiol aromatic ring-opening family dioxygenase translates to MNPAYFIAHGAPTLALEDNPYTQLLQNVASRLPKPKAVLLFTAHWESPVQLIGAPEQFGMIYDFFGFPDDLYQIVYPAQGAPEVAEEARALLDEAGIPAKIDRGRGLDHGAWVVLRLLFPRADVPVATLSVNPALPPEKQYAIGRALAPLRRDALIVGSGGTVHNLWSLDWSREQDGLPADWAQSFDDWLRDRMENWDTRALFRYESEAPYARMAVPRNEHFVPLLIAMGSADGDRAARRLCQYYQYGSLSLSCWEFGTSGM